In Miscanthus floridulus cultivar M001 chromosome 5, ASM1932011v1, whole genome shotgun sequence, one genomic interval encodes:
- the LOC136451329 gene encoding probable membrane-associated kinase regulator 2, producing MESFSFLKYLRGGVVAGAQRAPAVAAATTTIAASASACEDGGGGDGNDDAASFFDLEFAVPGDESAASDAEEERVEFNFAVAAGEDVVAPGAAEAVAVDAPAAEAETETEAEAAVVPPPATLLRPATRFRVLLLKLRKRKAPATADGAGATQAPRQQPAASRFLIKFRVEDAPLASLFTRDNSSRTSDAGVDRPATAAAEPQQQQQEEEVAAASASITAEERRFAKEVVLRYLSKIKPLYVKVSRRYGERLRFGGTASEGEETDVEPDPSPAPSPSPSPSQAPSSATALAATVPAPAPQPVVVACGVRAPRASVPAGLKQVCKRLGKSRSASSAVAAAPSPGAHAPAAAGTGPQPQRRDDSLLQVQDGIQSAIAHCKRSFNASKGSESPPPLSMTTTTTGGEARAAGAGAGEGA from the exons ATGGAGTCCTTCAGCTTCCTCAAGTACCTGCGCGGCGGCGTGGTGGCCGGCGCCCAGCGCGCGCCCGCGGTCGCAGCCGCCACCACGACCATCgccgcgtcggcgtcggcgtgcgAGGACGGCGGGGGCGGGGACGGCAACGACGACGCCGCCTCCTTCTTCGACCTCGAGTTCGCCGTGCCCGGCGACGAGAGCGCCGCGTCCGACGCCGAGGAGGAGCGGGTCGAGTTCAActtcgccgtggccgccggcgaAGACGTCGTGGCGCCCGGGGCCGCCGAGGCGGTGGCCGTCGATGCGCCGGCCGCGGAGGCGGAGACCGAGACCGAGGCCGAGGCCGCGGTGGTCCCACCGCCGGCGACGCTGCTCCGTCCGGCCACCAGGTTCCGCGTGCTGCTGCTCAAGCTGAGGAAGCGCAAGGCCCCGGCGACGGCGGACGGTGCCGGGGCCACGCAGGCGCCGAGGCAGCAGCCGGCGGCGAGCCGGTTCCTGATAAAGTTCCGGGTGGAGGACGCGCCGCTGGCGTCGCTCTTCACGCGCGACAACAGCTCGCGCACCTCGGACGCCGGCGTGGACCGTCCGGCCACCGCGGCGGCGGagccccagcagcagcagcaggaggaggaggtggcggcggcgtcggcgtcgatCACGGCGGAGGAGCGGCGGTTCGCGAAGGAGGTGGTCCTCCGGTACCTGAGCAAGATCAAGCCGCTGTACGTGAAGGTGTCCCGGCGGTACGGCGAGCGCCTCCGCTTCGGCGGCACGGCGAGCGAGGGCGAGGAGACGGACGTGGAGCCCGACCCATCCCCGGCGCCATCAccctccccgtccccgtcccaggCTCCGTCGTCAGCGACAGCCTTGGCGGCGACGGTCCCGGCCCCTGCGCCGCAGCCGGTGGTGGTGGCCTGCGGCGTGCGCGCGCCCCGCGCCAGCGTGCCCGCGGGACTGAAGCAGGTGTGCAAGCGCCTCGGGAAGAGCCGGTCCGCGTCGTCCGCGGTAGCCGCGGCGCCCTCGCCGGGCGCCCATGCCCCCGCGGCGGCGGGGACGGGCCCGCAGCCGCAGCGGCGGGACGACTCGCTGCTGCAGGTGCAGGACGGCATCCAGAGCGCCATCGCCCACTGCAAGCGCTCCTTCAACGCGTCCAAAG ggtcggagtcgccgccgccgctgtccatgacgacgacgacgacgggcggCGAGGCGAGGGCGGCCGGAGCCGGCGCCGGGGAAGGCGCGTGA